Part of the Siniperca chuatsi isolate FFG_IHB_CAS linkage group LG6, ASM2008510v1, whole genome shotgun sequence genome, ATATTTCAACATCTTTTCAAATTTCCAccatttccactcaggtttgATATGTGTAAATTGAAACTAAATTTGGACTTTCTAGCTCAGTATTTCATCTTCTCACCTGTGCCTGTAGAAACACATCTACACCAACAAGCTATACACACTATTGTCGTCAGTACCCAGAGTTACATGAGTCAGatttcagtttcatctctgcGTGACCAATATAGAACTAGAtccaggatgtgtttagcctagcttagcacaaagactggaagcagggggaaactctTAGCCTATATCCATGTCAATGTTATCTGTGCTTCATGTGGGTCAGGTTCTCTTGAAAAAAcatcatctctttctctgtgacAGGTTGTGAGCGCCGTCTTCATAGCGGTGGGGATCTACGCCAAGATCGCCAAGGAGAAAGGTTGgtcaaaaaataataacaacaggCTGTACTAACTATGTGTAATTGCCCACGTGACACCCCGTAACCTTCTCGCAGCCTGAACTTTAGAACCTCGTGAGTCTTTAGGACAAAAGTTCTTCTGTAcgttttcattgtattttacGAACTGGGACGTTTCACAAAAGCTATTTCCCAATTGGTGGCGTCGTTACATGTGACGGATGATTGTCACTTACAAACTGCAGATAAATTCTCGAGTCCTACAGGGCTCTCACATGCTCATGCATGGGTTGCAAGTATGGCGTCTGTTGTaatttgtgaaatgtgtcaaaacgATCAAGATGCATGTTGCAAAATTGGTAAAACTGGCCCAAGGGTGTTTCAGATCATTAAAAAGACAACTGACTGGTTCCATAGGAGAGTGAAGTCAGCGGCTGTAGGACAGACACCAATGGAAGAAGTGGAGCTGATATGTTAATGATATTCTTTCAGGTTTACTCTGAATACTGGTCTTTGCTAAAAGGTGCACAAATGTTACATTAAAAGTATGTTGAATTTGACcttaagtacagtacctgagtaaatggACTTAGTTacgttccaccactggttaTGTCATTACAGAATTTCAAATTGACACTGAAAAAAGttatcacattactgtaacgCGTTACTAAGTGATGTGTTACTGCCTCCTGAGCAGAATCCACATTTAGCTTCAGGAACTCGGGCGGAGAACAGTGGAATCAAAAGCAGAACCAGAGACAATGGATACAGCTTATGTTAcgttcctgcagtggaaaagggaatgaatattatttttatatcattCATGTAAGTGCCCAGCCTACATGGGCTCACAGGACAGaggtgggtgtgtgggtgttaCAAAAACAATACTTTGCTGGTTACATTCCTGAGGATGAGCTACTGTATAAAAAGTCAATCAGACATGTTTCAACTTTTACTTGCTGTTACGTATGATGGTCTGAattcaactgtgtgtgtgtgtgtgtgtgtgtgtgtgtgtgtgtgtgtgtgtgtagatgtggtTGACACCCTGACAGTAGATCCAGCTCTGCTGTTGATCGTCCTCGGCTCAGTGATGTTTCTCATCACGTTCCTCGGATGTTTCGGAGCGCTGCGTAACGCCACCTGCCTGCTGAAGACGGTATGACTGATCACTGATTAGCTGATATCTTCTGTCTATTAAATTGTGTCGGGTTCAGTGCAATATTTATTCTGTATATCAGTGCTGCTGAGTTCTTACTGTTCAGGTCGTCTGTTTCTGCAGTTTCTGGGGATCCTGGTGGCCATCCTCCTCCTGCAGATCGCTGCTGGAGTCGTGGGATACCTCTTCACTGACATGGTAACATCACACTTCTCTGATGAGACaggaaatataaagaaaatatagtAAGTACCAAACAAAAACCCAACTTGATGatcctgttgatgttgttgttgttgtcgttcAGGTGATGGAGAGGACGGAGATGCTAATGATGAAGGCCATCCTCCGCTACAGGGAGGACCAGGACTTGGAGAACGCCATCGACTTCATCCAGAAGaaggtgaagaagaagagacaatGTCAGGCCTTTTATAATCCAGTTTGTTGGTGGTGAGCTGTTGTAGTGAGAGTCTGTTGTGTTTgcagtttcagtgctgtggaGTTGAGAGCTATAAGGACTGGGTCCATAATGTCTACTTTAAGTGTTTGCCCAGCAACCCCAGTCTGGAGGCCTGTGGAGTTCCCTTCTCCTGCTGCGTTCACCTACAGAACCAGGTCAGAAccacagtctgtctgtgtggtccCCAACAGGTTTATGATGGGACGTTTCGATGCCTGGAGTTTGGGTCTACTGTTCACTTCCATCTTTGTCAGTTCCTGGAACCAAAAAATCCTAATTTAAGCTTTTAGTCAAACAGGAGGAAGCCTGGGTGGAGCTCCGGTGGGACAAGCCATCATGTGATAACCATAGTTAAGATTCTGGCTCCAATAATAAACTTGATTGTGTACAAGACTGAAGGCAGATAAAAATGCAATGATACATCTCTTACCAAAGATAAAAGTAATTGTGATAATTAATCACGATCTtgatattaaacaaaatatcatagcttaattattttaactgtaatgaagcaaacattattttttattataccATGGCTACAGAAAATTAtggattctgattggctgaaaggtgtGGATTAATTTTTAGTAACTGGACAGTAATCAATGATGcaggtgtgtttttgcagttcatCGATTACAATCATGCAACATACATCTTGTCAGGTATTATCCCTTACATATTTAAGTCTGCCAATATTCCTGGGTAATATTTTCAAAGTGATATTAAAAACCCAAGTCAGGATCAAAGAGTGAATTACAACTGCGAGCTTGATGGCTGACATTTAGAGTCAGGGATTTTGAGTTTCTCTGACTTGGCTTTTGCACCAGTAATTTAACTAAACATCTGTCTTGTTTTAGTTGCTGGTAATGTTGTAACTtctacaatttaaaatgataaatgcatTGAACCAGTTCATTAGTGGGGTTGATTGTACtgagtgacacaaaaacaaacaacggggtatcatctgcatacatataaatattaaagaggtactgcacacgttttttttttagctgtaaactaaattatatgactgtactgtgatgaaacacagtatattgacattcttaccaaatttatgaaaatctgcatttcatgggttgaaaatgttttaaatcacgCTGAACCTTGCAAGGCCAATGCTGACATAGAGTCGACTATTTGGGACTAATTCACGTcatgacatttatataaaaaagaatGTTAACGCCCTCTAATCAGACGTGGCCGACCCACCTCCCCCTGCCTTTGAGTGGGAGTCTGTGAAACCAcgctcattttcaaatatatgcagatcGAGATGCATAATTCACCAAAGTTTATGCTAGTTTTTTCTAACCCTCTActtagtatttttcaattttggcgCAACGCCCCCTACAGTGTTTGTCCTTcagtcctctgctgcatttttaaaatatcctGGGAGGGAGGCAGCTAGCAGAATTTGGGGGTGCAGTTACACTTTAATCTTGTGTTCCCTTACATGTGAGAACCTGATTAACAGTGTAAAGTCCTGCTGGCGTCCCCTACAGACTCTCACAGTGTTCGTTACAGCCACAAGATGAACAAACATCCTGATGATTCATCTGTTCTTGGAGTGTCACCAGTAGTGGCGCTAAACATGTAAAGTATGTCCTGAATGTGGCGCTAGAGGGAAGGTTAGGGGGTCCTTGAAATCTAAAGGGTTCATCATCTGGGGAGTAGGAATAGTGTGTTATTTTCTTCTGCAGACGGTGCTGAACACCATGTGTGGTTATGggaagcagcagctggaggagcgTTCGGCCAGTAAAGACATCTTCACCATCGGCTGCCTGGAGATGATCGTGTGGTGGGCCAAAAACAACCTGCTGCTGGTGGCCGGTCTGACTGCCGGCCTGCTGCTGCTCGAGGTAACACGGCTGACTGGAGGACAGGTTCAGCTCACAACTAAATACATCAAATCATTACCTCATCATCTGATTAAAATCTGTGACATGCAGAAGCCCTGTGAGCGTAGTTGTAAATCCAGCTTTTATTGCTTTATCAGATATTTGTCTTAGTTGTTGCTTGATACAAATAGGCTACTGGAGATCATTCAGAACTGTTAAGGCGCCGATATGCTCCAACATTGTCTAAACTTCACGCTGTGATTGGCcggctgtgtggaggtgagaaagtaagtggccttttcttttgcaaaactgaaaaatactgtttgaaaacactaAAGCATCTCACCGCTTTGTTGCGGCAGTTGTAGTGGCTGTTTTTTCCTCACAAACGGCCACAAGGGGCAACAACGAGCTCATTTCACACTCGAAAACAAacttcacaacaacaacagggcTGCTTATTGATATGACATGCATCACAGTTGAACTGGGAGATTCAGACTCCTGAAATCAATCAGCTGATCGCTTTAGTCGAAAGGCCTCATCAGTCTTGTAACGTTTTGTtgggaaagttacaaaaatacaccATCCAGTCCCGATCTTACAGTGGTGTTTCTTTCTAATAAACAGTCTTTGGCCAGACAGAAGCAGCACTGATCAGTTTCTAATCTCTTAATGTTTCCTCTGGCAGGTCGGCATGATCGGCCTGGCGGCCGCTCAAATCTCCATGATAAAGAAAGtccaacaacaaaagaaagaaaatgcaactAGAGGCAAATCGGAAAGAAAGGACAGCTACTGGTATCCTGCTTTTGCAGACTTCGATGACGAATAAAAACTGCTTCTGAGATCTGAAGCTGATCGTGGAGACGGATCAGAAAAATCTCTTGATGCTCTGTTGACACTGTGAATTTATAGTCGTGTATCTGAGGCTCTCACAGTGGGCGAACAGGTTAGATGTCTCAACTCCGGGAGGTGTTGGCGGTCAAATTACTACCTCGTGTACAGGCCCGGCGCCAGGATGATTCGCTGTTAAAAATTCCCTGTCGCCTACACACAACAATCGGCCaatactgttgttgtttttcctatTTTTCTATAGATACATAAAGGGGCAAATGAGGGGGCTAAGCCCCCCTAAGACCCCTCGTGGCGTCATGTAAAACACTCtttacatcacattttttataaaagtaAGTGATTCTAACAGAAAGTCAGCTTTGCCATCATTAGCACTGAACAGCCCTTCAGCTGCACATTTAGCGTTTGTAATTTGTGGCATTGTTTGTGTCACAGCACTGTGAAAAGATTAtagaatattttatatattattataaaaagcTGTTAGTTgtagattaataaaataaaaaaaaaacatttgcagcatTTTACTAGTAAAACAGATGTTATGTACTGCGTATTAACCCtgtgtattatgtgtattttgtatactgaatgtgtacattaatgagaataagtttaatgtatttttatcaaGTGATTGGAggtaaaggggaaaaaacaaccaGAACAACTGATTGGAAAAGTATAAAGATTTGTATATTTCAATAATTGAACTAacagtgttgttgatggattcgcTGATGACATTTTTGTAATTGTCTGTCTTTTACTGCCTTATGTCAGTTTTGGGGTTTGTAGTACTCCTCGTGACTAGTTACCCTTTAACTAATGAAACTAGACTCCATACATACAACccaataaatacttttttatattCATTAATACAAAGGAATCAATAAAGGAACAGTCGGACATTTATACCAGAATTATAATGAATTGAATCCCATCAGTAGAGACTGATGCTGCTGGCCTGGCAGCAGCGTAACGCTCTGCTGGCGACCCCTAGAGGCTGCAGTGTTAGTTAACCCAAACAATAAGACCTCATGGACCCTGATGATCCACCCAGTTGTCCTGCGACCTCTGACCTTACGGTGatataattaacatttaaagccCCTGGTTATAAAGGTTCTAACGTAAAGCCTTTGACAAAAAGGACCAGCCTCTTTTCTTTAACTGatgttaaacttttttttttacaatattgttattttgaaGTCAAACGAAGTGACACTGACTCCGAATGCTGAAGCTTTCCGTAAACATCCTGGAGGAGAGAGACTCCCAGCATGCAAAGCCAGGAGACTCCTCAGTAAATCTGGTTAATCCCTGTTGTTCCTCCCTCACTCATTAGATCTTCGTTGTGACTTTAATCTGTGGTGGCGGATTAGCAGCCGAAGCACCTGTGGCTGCGTGTTGTCGCAGGGATTCAGTCCCGTGCGCCCTCACGCTCGCTTTACTGGATTAATGACTACAGCGCTCTGTGAGCGtgttaaaaacagcagcagtagagcGCTGCAGTGATAAAGTCctttactttgtgtttccaTGTGTTGCAGTTTTCTCTTTGCAATCTAGGATACATCAAAGGATATTCTGGATTTTTACAATTTATATTTGTCCCTTATTGCTATCCGTACTGATAACACTGAGGTCTGGGAACATGGTgacacagagaaaacactggACGGGTCAAGAAATGAGCAGAGTTCCAGCACATAACTTCCCCTAAAAACCGCACACTgtggtttttacatttctgtttgtgcagaTTAGCTGTTTTAAACCTTTCGAAACCTCATTTTCCCCTTATAGCGACGCTCCAACATTTAGTAAatcctcgtctctctctctttcgcgGAGTCAAATGGGAAGAAAAATGTCTAAAGTTTAAATTCGGTGCGTCCAGTAAAGAGATGTGTTTTACCTAGCTTAGCACGAAGAAACTAGCCTTGTtccatcaaaagagaaaaaatacacCTTCAGCAAATCTAAAGCCTTGATAAAACCTCGAACAGAACAGCTAGCTGGGAATATGCTAGTGTCACTGTATGGAAGAAAGACTGAAGTATATTAACACAgggtttatttttcaaatacaaacacacatcaattACACAAAGTccaaacacatgcatatttcatataaaaaaaacaacaaatgaagtACGTGCATGATGCAGTTTGATGAACAGTTTGCTTTGGTAATAGTTAAAGCTGCAGTTTGTCGGCTGACGGTGTGCGTTGGCAGGTGAACTTTGAGGTTTGTGGATTAAAACGACAGGTtcaaacagttaaaataagGCAGGTCTACGTTTTCACGTGCAACTCTACTGAAACGACACAACTACTGAAAGACTGAGAGAAGTTCAAGGGGCACTTtaccacaacaaatacaaatacttgATTTATTATAAGTGAGCTTAAAGGACTGTATCTTCTTCGGCCActtaactacaaatcatgtaAAGTTATGACGTTGTACTTTAATTTACTCTGACCAGCTTCTGAATCACAGCGTTCGTTTTTAGACTGATTTCTTACCTTCTAGGAAGCCACTGGTTTCACTTTTTAAAGTGATCTATGAAACTTAACCTGAAATCTGCTGCAGAACAATAATCAGTGACATTTAGTTACCCAGAATTCTTCGTCAAACCTACATTATCAGTAATGACTCCAAATCTCAGATGTCAGTAAACAGTAACTTGAGGTAACATACACAGTTAAGTGGCTAAAACCTGGAAAATCACCAGTGTCTTCCTATAACTATTAAAACCTTATTAGCCAGTTTTAAGGGCTTAATGAACACTGCGCTGTCTTTTGGGAGGATCTCATGATTGCTTTCCTTACTGAATCTGAGAGGAACAGCAGAAACATAATCTTCAGTCAAATTCCTCTcataaaataaagtacatttcCATAAAGTTAGCGTAGTCCTTATTAACCCATTGCAGTCGGTCGTTATTCTTTCTGAATTTAACTTCTAAAAATGGTCGCTGCTGGTTGACGAGCTCCTGGACATCGTTGTTCCAGAAACCTGAAGTCTGCTTTTTAACAGAGCCCAGCAGCTGAAAACTGCACAATAATGGATGGTGCTCATGTGCACGTGGATAAGTAAATCAtctaattaatataaaataatctcTACGTTTTTACATGTTTAAGGGATGCCAAAGACAACAGAGGGTtgattataataatacatccacctatagggctgcaactaacaattattttcataatcgattaatctggtgattattttcttgattaatcgttaaaaatgtaaaaaaaaaaaaaatagcattcACAGTTTCTCAGGTGATGTCCTCAGTTGGTTTGCtttgtctgactaacagtcTAAACCCTGATATTTggatatttggcatttttacttgaaaactgactaaaacgattaatcaatcgTCAAGATAGTTTAGATTAATCGAccaatcattgcagctctatcCACCTATCTTCATGGACTTGAACACTTTTAATGAGCCACTTAGATTTAATGCAGTTTGGATGGAGAAATGTGAATATACGCCGGATTTTGCCTGTTAAACAAAGTGGCATTATCCTTGAAATCCCTTAAACGTATGTTAAAATGTCATCAACGTTGTTATGAACTAATCATTTGTGTGCACAATTAATTCTATTGGAgaacatgttttattaatttgagCATATTTGACATCATCCTGTTTGGGTTTGGAAAAGAGCCCGGAGAGGCAAGAGAACTgcgtaaaaaaaataaaaatctacaAAACTGGAGATACGAGTTTTTCAGCTGACTAAATTCAGCTGGTTCTGTGGCTCCAGACAAGATCAATAAATCATTGGAAAGTAATGGAATCTATTTGAACATTTAGTAGACCCAGGAGAGGCATGAGATTAACTGACACCCAAACTAGCATCTGTTCACGTTAGCTGCAACATAAATCGGTTAAGATTCCCAAAATCCCTACAGCACTTTGTTAGTTAGTTaagtcaaaacaacaacaagagaaGAAAGTAAAGCACGTGGACTTCAAACGAAGCCAGTTAGAACGCATGCCAGCATGCTGTCGAACACAAACGAGACAGAAGGAGAAGGTTGACTCTGCAAGATGAAGAGCACTTGGATTCATTCAGCCGTCGCATCGGACGGATTACCCTTCAACCCTTCAACCAGTCTGAGCACAGGCGGCAGTGAGCACCGGCCAATCAAATGCACAGTTCAGTCAAAAGGTTTGGTGAACACCTGAGAGAGCAACCGCTGTTGTGAACATAAGACAGAGATGTGGCTCAGAACAAACGGCAGCACGAACAAGTTTGTCGCTTTGAAAAGATCCCCGATAAAACATGTCGACTCTTCGGGATGCAAATGGTTTGGGATCCGAGCTCATTAGCTTTGTTACTGCCACGTATTATAAAATTCATCCGATGTGATCCGGTGTGGTTTCGTAAGATGTCTCTATTGTCTTTTGAAAAACGATCCAGGTTTTAGGCGGATTTGTTTGAAGATGACGAGCAGGTAAAAAGCTCCGCTGAATTATCCAGGTACTGATCCACTTCTCCGTAAGGACCATTCGTTCAGGGTACAGTCGTACAGACGTACGGCCGACtgctagggctgggtatcactTGAACATTTTTTCACATGCGCCAATATCGGAGTTTCTACACTGATATCAAACCAATACATCTTTCGATGCCTTACTttgataaatataaaacaagttTTTCTACTAAATCATCCATCTAGCCTCTTTCACTACTGGTAGCAAGTCTTACAGCTCCTCGTGGAGGATCCCGAGACGTGCCCAGGTCTGATGACATATACAACCCctccagtgtgttctgggtcTCCCTGGAGTCTCCTACCAGTTGGACATGCCTGGAAAACCTCTAAAAGGAGGCGTCCTGATCAGGggcacctcaactggctcctttcaaCACGAAGGAGCAGCGGTTCTCCTCTGAGCTCTTCACCCAGTCACTATCAGGGTTTTCAATTATTATATTCAATGGACAGAGCAGCTGTGCTCGGTGTAATTTTACCTTCTGATCCCACTGGGACTTAAAAAATCTCAAGCCCGGTAGAAAACAGAGTCAATACCAGGTTACCAGGACCATAGACGAGGGTTGGAAGGTACCGTTCTATCTTCCACTCTGttgtttaatgaaaaaaatatatgtatttttcaaaCTCTGACCATCATTAGATACCAGCTTTTAGCACctgacagtttttgatactgAGTACTACAGACACATTTCGGTCAGTACCAAAAGACGTGTTACGGTTTGATATCCAGCCTAGAAACCGTCATGGTAACCAGGACATGTACAGCTATCAGGGTTACCAGAGACggatttatttcaaccacagacggctgaaataaacaaaaggatCAGAGTGGACTGTGCTTATTACAGCCCAGACATATCTATTAGCCTCGACGCCTCCAATTAACAAACCTGCATATCGGTTCAGGAATCCTAGTTTCAGCTCATTAACAGCTGATGGTCCTCAGAGTCACAAACACGTGACATTTCAATTAATAATCAAGCCACGTAAAACTACCTTATTTTGAACCAGCAGATGGCGTAGTTTGTATCTTTCTCTGTGCAGGTGTTGAGGCGGCTCTGTCCTCTAGGTGGCGCTGTCAGACCAGATAATGATCCTGCAGGTGCTCCCAGGAGGGCGTCATGTATCCATAATCCTCTGGTGCAGATCAGGATCCAACCAGAGATGCTGCTGGATTTCTCTGCTTGATATTTAGCAACGTTCTCCACTTTTTAAATTCGGACTTGCTAGTTAGCGCTGATGGCGAGTTTCCATTAAAATGGCCTCATGATCCTTGTGCCCTTGGAGCTTTTGTTCTCTCGGACATCAGTGAGCAGGAGAATAAAGCTCCAAATTAAGCTCCAGTCCACTTTTGGCCAAATAACTGAATGCAGTTGCTGCTGCTCAGTTTCCCGTCCTGTGAAGAAGAAGATTCACGCTCTGTTAGCACAAAGTCCGTCTCTTCTCGACGCTCCTGTTCAGATGCCACGGTGAGATCTGACCGGACTCTCCCGGACTCAGTGGTGTTTTGAGGCAAGCAGCTCCGTGTACGTCAGCTGATCACACCTGGCAGATGTTGTAGTAGACAGTGTGTGCGTGCCTCTCACCCGCTGAGTCGCCCATCGTCTCGAACATGCAGTCTTTGTGGGTGTGGATCTCTGTCATTGGCACATCTACGCTGTGGGAGTTGTTGTGAGCATGAGGAGTCTGCGTACCGTAGGACGGTACAGTCTGGGGACGAAACACACAAAAACGCACGTTGGCTTCTGACATTACTTATCTTCCATAGATGTGCTGTACGTTATCATAACACTCAATCTGTACACTCATTCGGTCCACACAGAAAACTAATGCCACATGCCCAGACAAACTGTGATGTTCAATACAACGGGCTGAAGATAAAGAGGGTTAAAAAGTGTAAAGTGTGACAAACCCATGTTaaagacatatacagtattgtatgtgtgaaaagtaataaagtttttaaaaaaagctgatCAGACACATAATGATACTGAGAAAACTTAAGAACGTGATGATTTTCAGGTTCTGGAGTGAAGAGGcgtctttttttcctgtgatttctaagcggatttatggatgtttattcaCCACGGACGTCAGATAGATTATATCCTAAAAgggtgtaagtcacactgaatctaaagatatgtgtatcatgtctgtgtgttcagattcgACTGAGTTATGGCTTCCAGAAGAAGTGCGATTTTTGATGCAAACTGCAGCCATCAGGTGTTTTAAATTACCTTAATAtgctccatgagctgtgtgtcacagccactgctgcagctcatgGAGGCTGACTGTGTTGGTGAGTGATTGTAAGTGATTTAGTTAATTGACTATAGCAATTAATTCTGTTTAACTAACTTAGGCGTTTCTCAGTTGGTTGTTAATGCACTATTCTGCCCGGCAACAGGGAGTGCTGCAGAGGGGGAGTCAGAGCTCTAATCTCTGCAAAGTCTGCTGTAATCTAATCTAACCCAACTGGCATGAATGAAGTAACAGCTCACAGGTGTAATGGAAAGGTTGATGTTTCCAACCAGAAGTTATAGAGAGTGATATCTGGTTTGGGATAGGAGTTCTTctcaaaaacaggaaacaagaacaataaaatttaaatttattcaaaaagttaatttattcATACACTAAATCCGAATTACAGATGGTGTTTTTACCTTTCCTGCTCCACTGAGGGGGAAATCTT contains:
- the zgc:113223 gene encoding tetraspanin-33; this encodes MCGYRTIKYTLFIFCYAFWVVSAVFIAVGIYAKIAKEKDVVDTLTVDPALLLIVLGSVMFLITFLGCFGALRNATCLLKTFLGILVAILLLQIAAGVVGYLFTDMVMERTEMLMMKAILRYREDQDLENAIDFIQKKFQCCGVESYKDWVHNVYFKCLPSNPSLEACGVPFSCCVHLQNQTVLNTMCGYGKQQLEERSASKDIFTIGCLEMIVWWAKNNLLLVAGLTAGLLLLEVGMIGLAAAQISMIKKVQQQKKENATRGKSERKDSYWYPAFADFDDE